In Candidatus Hydrogenedentota bacterium, the DNA window ACAGCCCACCGCGACGTGCCGTTCGCGTCGCTCGCGCGCCTCTACCGCGACTGCGGCTTTACCGGCACGCTGGGCCGGCCTGCGGTCGTCGCGCCCGCTGGCAAATGTTTCGGCGGCACAACGACCATCAATTCCGGCACGTGTTTCCGGACGCCCTCAGACGTGATTGCGCGTTGGCGCGGGGATCTCGGGCTTACGGAGATTGAACCCGGGGATCTTGCCCGCGCGTCTGAGCGGGTCGAGCGCGAGATCAACGTTACCACGACCGACCTTGCCCTGATGAGCCGGGGGAATCAGCTCATTCATGAACTGCTGGAACGGGAAGGTCTGCGCGGCGCGCCGTTGCGGCGCAACGTCCGCGGTTGCGAGGGTTGCGGCACGTGTTGTTACGGCTGCACGTCAGGCGCGAAACAGAGCATGGACCGTTGCTACCTGCCGAAAGCGTTGCGCGCTGGCGCAACGGCCTTCGTGCATGCCCGCGCCGGGAAGATACTGTGCGACAGCGCGGGCAGGGCTGCGGGCATTGCCGCGGTTGCCGCGGGCGGACAACGCAGGCGTTTGACGCTGCGCGCGCCCGTCGTCGTGTTGGCGTGCGGCTCGTTCCTCACGCCGCAGGTGTTGAGAGACAACGGCATCGCGCACGGCAACCCGCATCTGGGCAGACACCTCACGGTGCACCCCGCAACCAAGGTTTACGCGGAATTCGAGGAGCGGGTCGAGGACTGGAAAGGCGTGCCGCAATCGTATTCCTACGACGGCCTGCATGATGACGGGATCATGTTCGAGGGCGCGAGCATGCCGCCGGAATTGGCCGCCATGGCCATGCCCTTGATCGGTCCCCGGCTCGCGCATTTCATCAGGCGATACGCTCACATCGCGTCTTTCGGCATGATGGTCAGTGACACCACGGAAGGCCGCATGATGCGCGCGCCGGGCTACGGCTGCGTATTCCGTTACTCGCTGACAAAGACCGACCTCGAGCGCATGCGGCGCGGCATCGCTTTTCTCGCGCGCCTGTATCTTCGCCATGGCGCGTTGCGCGTGTATACGCCCGTGAACCGGAAGGAAAACGTGTTTCACAGTCTCAATGACGTGGACCGCTTCGAGCGGGCGCCCCTGCGCGCGTCGGAAATCGAGGCGATGGCGTTTCACCCGCTGGGAACGTGCCGCATGGCCGCCTCGGCCGGGTGCGGCGTTTGCGGTCAGGACCATCAGGTCTATGGCGTGCCCGGCTTGTACGTGTGCGACGGCAGCATTGTGCCGAGCGCGCTCGGGGTGAATCCGCAAGTGACCATCATGTCGCTGGCCACGCGCCTCGCCGAACGCCTGCTGGGCCGGGAACTGCCGCCCGCGGCTTCGTAAAAGGCGAGAGCGCGCTACGAAAGGCCCGAAAACTCCAGGATGTCTACCTGTTCTTCGCCCGCGCCGTGCATTCTGGGCAGCTGGAAGTCCTTGACTGTCCGGAAATGGGTCAAGTCCGCTTGCCACTGCTGAAACATGGGCAGGAGCCCATCACGCAGTTCGTTTGAGCTTTCGAGGTACGTCCACGGAATGATCACATAGCGGATGCCGTGTTCGCGCAGCCACGCGCGCTGCCGTTCCGCGTCGAGTCCGGCGATGCGCCGCATAGCCGCATGATTCTGGAACGCGGGACCTTCCAGGTAGTAGGTGCGCTGGTCCGGGGTGAGAATCACACCCTTGTCGGCGAGGTACCGGTTCGCATACTCGAAGACGGGGAATCGTTCGATATGCTCACGCAGGTATGCTTCGCGTGTCTGCTTTCCGAACAGCACGGGTAACTTGGCTTGGAAAGTCATCACGTGGAGCGCCAGGCCATAGACGAAGGCGCACGTCAGCAGCACGGCGACGCCGTTCCAGAGCCAGCGCGCGCGGTTGGTCATCACCGCGGCGACAACCATCATCGGCAGGAAGAACGGCAGCAGGTATCGGGCGAGACGCTGATAGAAGAAGAAGAACGTGCCGCCCGCGATGCTGAACGCGCCCAGCGCCAGCGCCCTGCGCCCGCCCAAAACCAACCCGGGCATGCCCAGCGCCAGCACCATGCCGCCCGGCGACCTGCTCCAGCCGTCGTAGAGGTGCGGGCGCATGATGATGTCCCAGGGAAAGCGCATCAACGTCACCAGGCCGGCGCCGCCGGTGTCGCGCACGGATTCAGCAGCCCCAAAACCCGGAAGAGCGGCATGTTCCATGCCGTGCGCCGGGAAAACAGACGACAATAGCGGGAAGACGGGATTGCCGGTAACGGCCGTGCTGCGCGCGAGCCAAGGCAGCGCGGTGACCGCGGCGAGCGCGGCGAAAAGCGTCGCGGCGCGGAATCGCCGTGCGCGCCCGCACCACAGGACGCCCGCGAACAGCAGCATGCAGACGAGCAGGCCCGCGTGGCGCGCGCCGCAGGCGCTGCCCGCCAGCGCGGCGCTGAGCAGGAGCCAGCCGTCACGGCGCTCGTCGGCCCACGCGGCCAGAGCGGCCAGGGCCGCGGTTGTCATCGCCGCGAAGCCCAGGTCGATGGCAGGCGCACCTGCCTGGTCCAGGAATACCGGCGCCGTGGCGAGCAGCGCTGCGGCGGCAAAGCCGCAGCGCCGGTTCTCGATGCGTTTGCCGAGCGCGTATACGGCGAAACAGGCGAGCGCGCCGAAGGTCCAATTGACGAGTGAAACGGTCTGTTCGCCGCCGCCGGCATAGGCCGCCGCATACAGGCTGTGCAACAAGTGAGGATAGCCCGAGTATCCGTTACCGGGAAGCGCGTGTATGTAACCGTCGCGCGCGTATGCGGCAGGCAACGCGAGATGTGCCGCGGCCGCGTCCCAACTCGTCACGGGCGCCAAGGCCGACAGGAGCGCGATAAGCAAAGCGCCTGTAACGGCGCCCAGACTTATGAAATCGAAGAGGGTCAGCGGGGCACCGGCGGGCGCGGGTGCTGCCGCAGGGGCGTTGTGCGTGCGCCGGGCGCGTGAAATTTCCCAAAGCAATCCCGCGGCGGCGATGGTGTAGAGCGCGGTAGTCGCCAGGCTGAGACTGCTGCTGCCAAGGAGCATCGCCAACAGCGCGCAGAGCCCGAAACCCGCAAGCATGCGGTAGAGCCATCCTTCCACGCTCGTGCCAACGCCAAGCAGACGCGTCGCGAGCGTCCCCAGAACGGCTGCCGCTGCTATCAATGCCGGATAGGCCATCGCTGCTTTTTCAATCCTCCTCCCAACGCCGGTGCACGATACCATGGCGGATTGAAGCAAGTCATTCGGTGCGTGAGCGCTTTCCAGCCATCTTGCCCCTGGCCGCGCGAATATCCAAGAATTCAAACGGGTTTCCCGTCAAAGAGGTATTCCCTGACAGCAGAAGCGCCCCCAAGAGCGATTCTTGGGGGCGCGCACCGTTGCAGGGCGGGCGTGCAGCGTCCTATTGATTCAGACTCCACTCGACGAATGACTTCAACTCGCGCGCGCGCGTCGGGTGGCGCATCTTGCGCAGCGCCTTGGCTTCGATCTGGCGCACGCGTTCGCGCGTCACGTTGAATACGCTGCCCACTTCTTCCAGCGTGCGCGGGTAGCCGTCACCGAGGCCGAACCGCAACCGCAGCACCTTCTCTTCGCGCTCGGTGAGTGTCGCGAGCACTTCGGAGAGCTTTTCCTGGAACACGCTGAACGCGGTGGCGTTCGCAGGGTTCTCGGCGCTCTTGTCTTCGATAAAATCGCCGAAACTCGAATCGCCTTCGTCGCCTACGGGCGTTTCGAGGCTGATAGCCTCCTGAGCGATCTTGAGGATCGAGCGCACCTTATCGGAAGACATGATCATTTCCTCCGCGATCTCTTCCGGGCTCGGTTCGCGGCCCAGCTGCTGGACCATCCGGCGGCTCGTGCGCACGAGCTTGTTGATGCTCTCGATCATGTGCACTGGAATGCGGATTGTGCGCGCCTGATCGGCGATCGAGCGGGTGATGGCCTGGCGGATCCACCACGTGGCGTACGTGCTGAACTTGTAGCCGCGCTGGTATTCGAACTTGTCTACGGCCTTCATCAGGCCGATGTTGCCTTCCTGGATCAGGTCGAGAAAGGACATGCCGCGGTTGGTATACTTCTTGCCAATGCTGACGACCAGCCGCAAGTTGGCCTCGACCAGTTCCATCTTGGCCTTGTAAATCTTTTCTTCCTTCGCCTTGACTGTGTCGATGAGGGCGTTAATTTCATCCGCGCCGAGCTTGGCGTCGGCCTCGATCTGTTCGATGCGGCGCAACGACAATTGCAGACGCCGTTCCGCGTCGAGCACGACGTCCTTATCCAGGTTATACTTGGCTGCGGCGACAGGCGAGCGGCGCACCTGCACAGCCATCTTGTGCACATCGCGCCCTTCAAACCCGATTTCGCGCTCGACCCGGTCAATCTCGTCGCGCGCAGCGTGGATGCGCCGCCTCAACCCCTTGATCTTGCGCGCGATCTTCATGATTTCTTTGGGCTTGAGACAGAACTGGCGGATGATTTCGACCTGCTTCGAGCGATAGGCATCGACGCGTTTCTTGATGTTGTCGCGGCTCTTGCGCGAAAGGCGGGAACGCCGCTGCCGCTTTTCCTGAGATTCGATGAGCACGTCGAGCGCGCCGATTTTCTCCATGAGTTCCGGCAGCCGCTTCACGAATTGGTGCTGCGTCCGCGGGTCCTCGATGTCGGTAATCTGGACAAAGCTGAGCCTGCCCGCGAGCAGGCGCGCGGCAATCATCGTGATTTCTTTGAGCGTGTAGGGCGTATGCAGGAGGACTTCAATGAGCTCCTGTTCCGCGGCCTCGATCCGCTTGGCAATCGCGACTTCCTGGTCCTTGGTCAAGAGGGGCACGCGGCCCATCTCGCGCAAATACATGCGCACGGGGTCGTCCGCCCGTTCGAGGCGGCTGTGCGCCGCTTCGCGCTTGAGTTCCTGCTTGCGTGCCTGGGCCGCCTGCTTCTTCGCCTGTTCCTGCGACTCGGTGTCGATCTTGAATTCATCTACGACCTCGACGTTCATGTCGCTCAGCGCTACCATGACCTCATCGAAGTCCACGACCGGCGCGTCTTCCGGCAGCATCTCGGCGAGTTCGTCGTAGGTTACCTTGCCCTTTTTACGAGCCTCTTCGAGCGCCTTGCGTGTCTTTTCGGATTCAATTGCCTTGGTCTTGGAAGTTACCGCCATGTGCTGTTACCACCTGAATTGTGCCCTTGCCGATTGAACCACCATTTCCGCATGTGCCGCCGGCGCCTGCGGCGGGCCGCGCAAACTGCGCCGCCTCGCACCGCCTCGCCGCGCAAGCACCTTTTCCGCTACGTAAGCCCCGTTTTCTCGCGAAGCTCCTGTTCCACGCGCACCTTTTCCTGCAAAAGCGCCACCACCCGTTCCTGGTCTTGCGCCCGTTCCGCCTCGCGGATGGCCGCCTGCAACGAGGCTGCGCGCGCGCGCAACGCCTCCTGTTCGAACCGGGACAGCCGTTTCTCAACCAGGGAGTCGGCGGCTGCGCCGCGGGGCGGCTCAGAGGTCGCCGCCGCGGTATAGAGCGACATCGCCATATCATTCTCGAAATTCGGAGTAAGTTCCGCGCCGCCCGTTTCCTCACCGAGAATTGCGCTCAGCACGTCCTTCACGGGGCCCGGCTCCAGCGTTACGGCTCGCAACGCATCCCGCGCGCGGGCGCGCAACGGCTCGCTCTGCACGAGCGCCGCCACGAAATCGATATCGTCGCGGCTCCAACGCGGACTGGGCGCCGCCTCGCGGGGCCGCACCGGCCGCTCTCCCGCTCGCCGGAACTTTTCGAATTCCCCGCGGAACGACCATTCATTCAGACCCAACTCCCGCGCACCTCGTTTCAGGTAATCATCGAGCCGCAACTGGTCCTCGATATGCTGCAGCACGGCAAACATCTCCCGCGCCACCGCGGACTTGCCCTCGATACTGCCCAGACGCGCCTGGTTCATCCTGGCGCAGAACGTGATGAAATCTGGCGCTTCCTCTACAAGACCTTGAAAGGCTTCGGCGCCGGCCTGCCGCAGGAAGTCGTCCGGGTCCTGCCCTTCGGGCAGGGCCATCGCACGCACCTGCAGGCCCGCCGCCACCAGCAACCCAATCCCGCGCAACGCCGCCTGGATGCCCGCCGCGTCGCCGTCGTATACGACCACGACATCCGCAACGTGGCGGCGGATCATGGCCGCTTGTTCCGAAGTCAAGGCCGTGCCGCATGTCGCCACGACGTTTTCGATACCGGCGTCAAAACAACGCAGCAGATCGATGTAGCCCTCGACCAGCAACACCCGTTTCTCGCGCCGTATTGCCTCCCGCGCTTCGTACAAACCGTACAGCACGCGGCCTTTCTTGTAGATCAACGTTTCGGGCGAGTTGATGTATTTCGCCTCGCCTTCGGCAAGCGCGCGGCCGCCGAACGCCACCGTATTGCCCGAGGGGTTGCGTATGGGAAATATCAACCGGTCGCGGAACATGTCGTACCAGGAACCGCGTTCGCCCCGCTTGAACAGACCGGAGGCTTCGACGACGTCCTGTGCAAAGCGTTTCTTGCGCGCCACGTCGAGGAGATTCGACCAGCCCTCGGGGGCATATCCGACGCCGAACCGTTCCACGGTTTCATGCTTCAACTTTCGCGTTTCCAGATAGCGGCGGCCTCGCTCGCCACGCTCCGGGGCCCGCAGCGTTTCCCGGTAGAAGTGCTCCGCCTGGCGGCACAACTCCATGGCCTGCGTCCGCAGGAAATCCGAGCGCTGGTCGCTGTTCGGCACGGCAGGCAGCCGCACGCCCGCGCGGTCCGCGAGCTTGTGCAGTGCCTCGGCAAAACTGAGTCCCTCGTACTCCACGATGAAGGCGATGGCGTCGCCGCCTTTGCCGCAGCCGAAACAATGGTACATTTGCCGGTCGCGGCTTACGATGAACGAGGGCGTCTTCTCGGTGTGAAAGGGGCACAGGGCCCTGAATCGCGATCCCGCCGGTTTTAGTTCGAGATATGCGCCAATGACATCGACAATGTCGATTGCCGCAAGTACTTCAGAAATGTGGTCCCGGTTGTACCTCTGCGGACTGGCCATGACCCACCAACAATAGGAATTTACCTGCTTAAACCTTTTAGTGAGAACCGGTTAACGCCCTGCCGC includes these proteins:
- a CDS encoding glycosyltransferase family 39 protein, whose product is MAYPALIAAAAVLGTLATRLLGVGTSVEGWLYRMLAGFGLCALLAMLLGSSSLSLATTALYTIAAAGLLWEISRARRTHNAPAAAPAPAGAPLTLFDFISLGAVTGALLIALLSALAPVTSWDAAAAHLALPAAYARDGYIHALPGNGYSGYPHLLHSLYAAAYAGGGEQTVSLVNWTFGALACFAVYALGKRIENRRCGFAAAALLATAPVFLDQAGAPAIDLGFAAMTTAALAALAAWADERRDGWLLLSAALAGSACGARHAGLLVCMLLFAGVLWCGRARRFRAATLFAALAAVTALPWLARSTAVTGNPVFPLLSSVFPAHGMEHAALPGFGAAESVRDTGGAGLVTLMRFPWDIIMRPHLYDGWSRSPGGMVLALGMPGLVLGGRRALALGAFSIAGGTFFFFYQRLARYLLPFFLPMMVVAAVMTNRARWLWNGVAVLLTCAFVYGLALHVMTFQAKLPVLFGKQTREAYLREHIERFPVFEYANRYLADKGVILTPDQRTYYLEGPAFQNHAAMRRIAGLDAERQRAWLREHGIRYVIIPWTYLESSNELRDGLLPMFQQWQADLTHFRTVKDFQLPRMHGAGEEQVDILEFSGLS
- a CDS encoding GMC family oxidoreductase, with product MTNATASGIAPADAAQLDADVDAAFDAVVVGSGAGGAVIAKELAEGGRRVAIVEEGGVHTAHRDVPFASLARLYRDCGFTGTLGRPAVVAPAGKCFGGTTTINSGTCFRTPSDVIARWRGDLGLTEIEPGDLARASERVEREINVTTTDLALMSRGNQLIHELLEREGLRGAPLRRNVRGCEGCGTCCYGCTSGAKQSMDRCYLPKALRAGATAFVHARAGKILCDSAGRAAGIAAVAAGGQRRRLTLRAPVVVLACGSFLTPQVLRDNGIAHGNPHLGRHLTVHPATKVYAEFEERVEDWKGVPQSYSYDGLHDDGIMFEGASMPPELAAMAMPLIGPRLAHFIRRYAHIASFGMMVSDTTEGRMMRAPGYGCVFRYSLTKTDLERMRRGIAFLARLYLRHGALRVYTPVNRKENVFHSLNDVDRFERAPLRASEIEAMAFHPLGTCRMAASAGCGVCGQDHQVYGVPGLYVCDGSIVPSALGVNPQVTIMSLATRLAERLLGRELPPAAS
- the rpoD gene encoding RNA polymerase sigma factor RpoD yields the protein MAVTSKTKAIESEKTRKALEEARKKGKVTYDELAEMLPEDAPVVDFDEVMVALSDMNVEVVDEFKIDTESQEQAKKQAAQARKQELKREAAHSRLERADDPVRMYLREMGRVPLLTKDQEVAIAKRIEAAEQELIEVLLHTPYTLKEITMIAARLLAGRLSFVQITDIEDPRTQHQFVKRLPELMEKIGALDVLIESQEKRQRRSRLSRKSRDNIKKRVDAYRSKQVEIIRQFCLKPKEIMKIARKIKGLRRRIHAARDEIDRVEREIGFEGRDVHKMAVQVRRSPVAAAKYNLDKDVVLDAERRLQLSLRRIEQIEADAKLGADEINALIDTVKAKEEKIYKAKMELVEANLRLVVSIGKKYTNRGMSFLDLIQEGNIGLMKAVDKFEYQRGYKFSTYATWWIRQAITRSIADQARTIRIPVHMIESINKLVRTSRRMVQQLGREPSPEEIAEEMIMSSDKVRSILKIAQEAISLETPVGDEGDSSFGDFIEDKSAENPANATAFSVFQEKLSEVLATLTEREEKVLRLRFGLGDGYPRTLEEVGSVFNVTRERVRQIEAKALRKMRHPTRARELKSFVEWSLNQ
- the dnaG gene encoding DNA primase — translated: MASPQRYNRDHISEVLAAIDIVDVIGAYLELKPAGSRFRALCPFHTEKTPSFIVSRDRQMYHCFGCGKGGDAIAFIVEYEGLSFAEALHKLADRAGVRLPAVPNSDQRSDFLRTQAMELCRQAEHFYRETLRAPERGERGRRYLETRKLKHETVERFGVGYAPEGWSNLLDVARKKRFAQDVVEASGLFKRGERGSWYDMFRDRLIFPIRNPSGNTVAFGGRALAEGEAKYINSPETLIYKKGRVLYGLYEAREAIRREKRVLLVEGYIDLLRCFDAGIENVVATCGTALTSEQAAMIRRHVADVVVVYDGDAAGIQAALRGIGLLVAAGLQVRAMALPEGQDPDDFLRQAGAEAFQGLVEEAPDFITFCARMNQARLGSIEGKSAVAREMFAVLQHIEDQLRLDDYLKRGARELGLNEWSFRGEFEKFRRAGERPVRPREAAPSPRWSRDDIDFVAALVQSEPLRARARDALRAVTLEPGPVKDVLSAILGEETGGAELTPNFENDMAMSLYTAAATSEPPRGAAADSLVEKRLSRFEQEALRARAASLQAAIREAERAQDQERVVALLQEKVRVEQELREKTGLT